Sequence from the Pseudophaeobacter arcticus DSM 23566 genome:
TCACCAGCACATGGCGCGGCTCTGACATATCGGGCCAGGAGGGGCGCGAGGGGTTGGCGGCGCTGAAGTAATGGATCACCGAGCTCTCCTCGCCGCGGCCAATCAGCGCCCAGATCACCAGGAGCGCAAACCAGATCGGCGCCATCAGATAGCCAATGGCCCCGTGCAGCAGGTGAAACCGCGAGATGGCAAAAAAGCCGCGGGCGCCCAGCAGGTTGAGATGCTGCAGATTGCCCTGACACCAGCGCCGGTCGCGCAGAATGTGATCAATCAGCGTCGGTGGTGTTTCCTCGTAAGAGCCGCCCAGACGCGGCAGAAACCGCACCCGCCAACCGGCGCGGCGCAACAGGCCGGCCTCGACAAAATCATGGCTCATGATCAGCTTGTCACGGCCCCAAAAGCGCGACCGCAGCAGTGGCAGGCCGGCGCAGGCGGCAAAGGCCTGGGTCCGCATAATGGCATTGTGCCCCCAATAGTTGCCCTCAAACCCGGTCCAGCGGGCCAGACCTTCGGCCAGTGCCAGCCCATAGACGCCATTGGCAAACTGCTGCATGCGACCAAAAACAGATTGCGCACCAATGAGTTGCGGGAAGCTTTGGATCAGGCCGGCGCTGGGATCGCGCGACAGCGCATCCGTGAGCCGGGCGATGGCCCGTCCGGTCATCAGGCTGTCGGCATCCAGCACCAACATGGCCTCGTAGCCTGCGCCCCAGCGGCGCAGCCAGTCGCTGATATTGCCCACCTTGCGCCCGGTGTTCAAAGCGCGGCGGCGATAATACAGCGCCACGCCCGCAGGCAGGTCGGCGCGCAGGGCCTCGATGCTCAACCGCTCTTGGTCGGCGAGGGTCTCATCGCGGGTGTCGGACAGCACAAACATGTCATAGCTGTGCTGGCCGCCGCGCTGGTGCAGCTCTTCCAGCATGGATTGCACATTGCCCAGCACATACCAGGGGGTCTCATTATAGACCGGGACCAGCAGGGCAACCCGCATCGGCGCCGGCCTG
This genomic interval carries:
- the mdoH gene encoding glucans biosynthesis glucosyltransferase MdoH, producing the protein MPPLQPLEMPEQDFARPFHDHNAPGFEPPQHLALWRLLAFSPAMLATAVLTWVMQGWFAKGGFMALELVLLALIAFNFFWICFSVSTVVLGLYSLSKRNRDRPEARPAPMRVALLVPVYNETPWYVLGNVQSMLEELHQRGGQHSYDMFVLSDTRDETLADQERLSIEALRADLPAGVALYYRRRALNTGRKVGNISDWLRRWGAGYEAMLVLDADSLMTGRAIARLTDALSRDPSAGLIQSFPQLIGAQSVFGRMQQFANGVYGLALAEGLARWTGFEGNYWGHNAIMRTQAFAACAGLPLLRSRFWGRDKLIMSHDFVEAGLLRRAGWRVRFLPRLGGSYEETPPTLIDHILRDRRWCQGNLQHLNLLGARGFFAISRFHLLHGAIGYLMAPIWFALLVIWALIGRGEESSVIHYFSAANPSRPSWPDMSEPRHVLVILLIYAMLLAPKLLAVLALFFTGGRLSDYGGPLRFAASVGVEILLAVLYAPILMVQQMIAVFRTTFGLQRGWSPQARAGGQYGLVTLLSCHALETLSGLALWGGIGSGLVSLWLVPIALSLVLAVPLSALSGRRAGKSKAGWMATPVVYSEPKITQAAHRYRAQLKRYLDVVNQHPAQ